One stretch of Cyclopterus lumpus isolate fCycLum1 chromosome 10, fCycLum1.pri, whole genome shotgun sequence DNA includes these proteins:
- the LOC117737205 gene encoding uncharacterized protein LOC117737205, with protein MMVFYFMLILMKVGRCSDQIIETRTVAVGSDVSLSCPHLRIKEPEPDISSVPPSDPVRPRDSVTLKGSVLSDSETKTCPGEHSVCCIRAGSHQYHPSCNGNRVEEQEENPEGLSTKKCISSFYMNVSCSGPGSYYCAVATCQERCPGNRSEPEAEAGTRNSQKDITIIFLLCVALAASLIVIAILIYSMKELKKKSCGVCDAAVVLKTSVETASGHQQSQQTDEDLLVYSAPTFSARTKGSNNSKTEEEESIYTDVRARGLD; from the exons GATCAGATCATTGAGACGAGGACCGTTGCTGTTGGAAGTGATGTGAGCCTGAGTTGTCCCC ACCTGAGAATTAAAG AACCAGAACCTGATATCTCTTCAGTCCCTCCATCTGATCCAGTCCGTCCAAGAGACTCCGTGACCCTGAAGGGTTCGGTCCTCTCTGACTCTGAGACCAAAACATGTCCAGGAGAACACAGTGTGTGCTGTATTAGAGCCGGGTCACATCAATACCATCCAAGTTGTAATGGAAACAGGGttgaagaacaagaagagaacCCAGAGGGACTCTCAACAAAGAAATGTATCTCCAGCTTCTACATGAACGTCAGCTGCTCTGGGCCTGGATCTTACTACTGTGCTGTGGCTACATGTCAGGAGAGGTGTCCTGGAAATAGATCAGAACCTGAGGCCGAAG CAGGAACAAGGAATTCGCAGAAGGACATCACAATTATCTTTCTGTTATGTGTTGCTTTGGCTGCAAGTCTGATTGTTATTGCCATTCTTATTTATTCAATGAAGGAACTCAAGAAAAAATCTTGTGGTGTTTGTGACG CCGCTGTTGTCCTGAAAACAAGTGTTGAGACGGCCAGTGGTCATCAGCAGAGTCAgcag ACAGATGAGGATTTATTGGTTTATTCTGCACCGACCTTCTCTGCTAGAACAAAAGGCTCAAATAATTCAAaaactgaggaggaagagagtatCTACACTGATGTCAGGGCCCGAGGGTTGGATTAA